One genomic segment of Musa acuminata AAA Group cultivar baxijiao chromosome BXJ3-3, Cavendish_Baxijiao_AAA, whole genome shotgun sequence includes these proteins:
- the LOC135583427 gene encoding 2-phytyl-1,4-beta-naphthoquinone methyltransferase, chloroplastic-like isoform X2, giving the protein MGAVNGPAPPPSAVRHLHSASWAPSSLPIRCSSLGLPRRPFLFLLRSPPPPRRRLGNNRVRCSAERHALFNRIAPVYDNVYGLDFSREQLSVASRREDLYWKACYKNIEWIEGDALDLPFSDGYFDAITIGYGLRNLIDRQKAMREIFRVLKPGSKVSILDFNKSTSSLVNMLQEWIIDNVVVPTASEYGLSQEYKYLKTSIDEFLTGKELEKLAKEVGFSKAEHYEIGGGFMGNLVATR; this is encoded by the exons ATGGGTGCTGTTAACGGTCCTGCACCGCCTCCGTCTGCCGTCCGCCATCTCCACTCCGCCTCCTGGGCTCCGTCGTCGCTCCCTATTCGTTGCTCCTCTTTAGGGCTTCCACGACgacccttcctcttccttcttcgctctcctcctccgccgcggCGGCGGCTGGGGAACAATCGGGTCCGCTGCTCCGCTGAACGCCATGCTCTCTTTAACCGCATCGCTCCCGTCTACGACAAC GTTTATGGTCTTGATTTCTCAAGAGAGCAACTGTCCGTTGCTTCCAGACGTGAAGACCTATATTGGAAAGCCTGCTACAAGAACATTGA GTGGATTGAAGGTGATGCACTTGACCTTCCCTTTTCAGATGGCTACTTCGATGCTATTACCATTGGGTATGGATTGCGTAATCTGATTGATAGACAAAAAGCTATGCGTGAGATCTTTCGGGTTCTGAAACCAG GTTCAAAAGTATCCATTTTAGATTTTAATAAGAGCACATCATCTCTTGTAAACATGTTGCAG GAATGGATAATAGACAATGTTGTTGTTCCTACTGCAAGTGAATATGGCCTTTCACAAGAGTACAAATATTTGAAAACATCAATCGATGAATTCTTAACAG GAAAAGAATTAGAGAAGCTGGCAAAGGAAGTGGGATTTTCCAAAGCAGAACACTACGAAATTGGTGGTGGTTTCATGGGGAACCTAGTGGCAACTCGATAG
- the LOC135583427 gene encoding 2-phytyl-1,4-beta-naphthoquinone methyltransferase, chloroplastic-like isoform X1: MGAVNGPAPPPSAVRHLHSASWAPSSLPIRCSSLGLPRRPFLFLLRSPPPPRRRLGNNRVRCSAERHALFNRIAPVYDNLNDMLSLGQHRSWKRMCVSWSGAKRGNRVLDLCCGSGDLVFFLSQKVGTEGEVYGLDFSREQLSVASRREDLYWKACYKNIEWIEGDALDLPFSDGYFDAITIGYGLRNLIDRQKAMREIFRVLKPGSKVSILDFNKSTSSLVNMLQEWIIDNVVVPTASEYGLSQEYKYLKTSIDEFLTGKELEKLAKEVGFSKAEHYEIGGGFMGNLVATR; the protein is encoded by the exons ATGGGTGCTGTTAACGGTCCTGCACCGCCTCCGTCTGCCGTCCGCCATCTCCACTCCGCCTCCTGGGCTCCGTCGTCGCTCCCTATTCGTTGCTCCTCTTTAGGGCTTCCACGACgacccttcctcttccttcttcgctctcctcctccgccgcggCGGCGGCTGGGGAACAATCGGGTCCGCTGCTCCGCTGAACGCCATGCTCTCTTTAACCGCATCGCTCCCGTCTACGACAAC CTCAATGACATGCTGAGCCTGGGACAGCATCGCTCCTGGAAAAGGATGTGCGTCTCCTGGAGCGG GGCGAAACGAGGGAATCGGGTTCTTGATTTGTGCTGCGGGAGCGGCGATCTGGTATTTTTTCTCTCCCAGAAAGTCGGAACCGAAGGAGAG GTTTATGGTCTTGATTTCTCAAGAGAGCAACTGTCCGTTGCTTCCAGACGTGAAGACCTATATTGGAAAGCCTGCTACAAGAACATTGA GTGGATTGAAGGTGATGCACTTGACCTTCCCTTTTCAGATGGCTACTTCGATGCTATTACCATTGGGTATGGATTGCGTAATCTGATTGATAGACAAAAAGCTATGCGTGAGATCTTTCGGGTTCTGAAACCAG GTTCAAAAGTATCCATTTTAGATTTTAATAAGAGCACATCATCTCTTGTAAACATGTTGCAG GAATGGATAATAGACAATGTTGTTGTTCCTACTGCAAGTGAATATGGCCTTTCACAAGAGTACAAATATTTGAAAACATCAATCGATGAATTCTTAACAG GAAAAGAATTAGAGAAGCTGGCAAAGGAAGTGGGATTTTCCAAAGCAGAACACTACGAAATTGGTGGTGGTTTCATGGGGAACCTAGTGGCAACTCGATAG